Below is a window of Mucilaginibacter ginkgonis DNA.
ACAAGTTGCTGATGATGCTGCTTCTGCAGCCGGTAAGGCGGCTTTATATAGCTTTATTGGAGTATTATTGGGTTCAATCGCCGCAGGTTTTGCTGCCAAGTTAGGCAGGGATTCTAAGGTGCCTTACGATTATAACGAGAAACAATCGCACATGAACCAGGCTGCAAATCAGAAAATATAATTAATTAGAAAGTTAACGAAGGGGTGTGACGACATATAAACAATAGTCTGCCAGATAATGCCTTTATTAACCTTTATTGTTGTTTAATAAAGTTAAACTTTGACACAATATGAGGTGTCTGCGTCTCACTTGAGTATGAATAAAAAGCCACTACTAGTAGGGGTTAATGGCATTATAGGAAGCAATTTGGCCGGAAAATTATTACCAGCAGGTTGGAAGGTTTATGGTTTGGCTCTGATAACGACCTACCTTTGTTCTGGTTTAAGCTATCCTTTTAGATATGGTAGTTTGTCGGTTGCACTCTGGAATTTTAACTCAACTCGTGTATTTATCATGAGTTGAATAAGAAACGAGATGGAGGCAGAACTCTCGATTTAAAAAAAACTATAGCGATTATGACTGATATGTCTAAAAGCCTAAAGTTGGGGTTGCGGTTTATCAAGATTCGCCCGACTATTTTTTTGATCTGTTAAAAAACTTCAGGAAGAACAACTCATTCCTTAAATTCAATCTTGTATTTGCAAATGGGCGGTTAAACACACCTATACTTTATAGTATAAATATTTTGACAATCAGTATTTATTCTGGCATAGGTAAATTATTAAAAGTTTTCTTTTGGAGCTTACCAATTAAGTTAGATATATGACAACGCAAGTACAAAACCCCCAGGAAGATCAGGTTAACTTTGATAATGCTGTTAACCAACATACCCTGACAACAAACCCAGAAGCAAGCGACCAAGACGAGAATATTAATAGTGACGAAGATTCTGTAGATCCTGAGACTCATGAATCAGGGACGGATGAGCATGAACCAGCGACGGCCGAAGCCGACGGAGAAGATGCTGCAGGTGAACAGCCAGTTCAGGCGAGCTAAAAAGACATTAAACTAGCTTTCGCTGGAATTAACAAGTAATAGTTAACAAGTAAGCAGCCGGAAATTACCGGCTGTTACTTTTACAGCCTAATTTCCTCCTCCTCATTTGAATCCATCTTTGTGTTGACAAAATATCAGCTCTATTAAATCAAACGGTTACAATTATACCACTTAGTGACTTGGGCAGAACAACATTGTCTATTAGAAGAAGATAATCCTGTTAATATGATGGTTGCAAAAAAATACTAAAAAATTTCAACGCAACTGTTACGATCGCGGTGAACGGCCAGGTTGCCCTGGATATGCTCACGCAAAGCGTGCCTTTTACGATGATTCTTCTTAATCTGGAAATGCGCGTATTAGATGGCTACCAAACGATGGCATACCTAAGTGAGCACAATTATGATGTTCCTGTTTTAGCTTTTACATCATTAGTCGATCACCAGATGTATTAAAACCTTTTAAACTTGGAATTTAAAGATGTTATACTTAAGCCATTGTACCTGCCCACTTATACCCTCAAATTACCAACCAATTACGCACCAAAAATACTTTAAGTTGACCTGATTTAAGAATCAGCAACTTCACATTTCCTTACATTGAATAACCATAGTCAAGATTTCTACATGGCAGATTTGCCTATCATCACATATACGGTTTAGGCAAGACTAAATAATTAAGGTTATTTTTTTATTACGCCCACGCTTTTAAAGACCCATGCTTTAAAAATTACAGGTTCAGCTGATTAAAATAATTAAGATTTTAATTAATCAACAGCGTAAACGAAGACCTGATTAAAACACGACTTTGACTCTTAACTGTTTTCATCGAAACGGATAAAAAGGCCAGCTAAGGTTTTGCCCGCAGTTTCAGATCTGACCATAGATCCGCAAAAGACTACGGCATAAACGGCATCCTTCCCGTTCCGGGCCCCTTCCAATTATTCCGTTTCCTTTTGCCTATCGCGGGCACCTTTCCGGGCTTTCTTTTTTTCCGTTTTTTCTTTGAAAACAGCTTTCAGGGAAATCGGCTGAAAAGGAAAAGCAAATAAAAAATTAATAACCATTAAAATTTTAATCATGGAAATCACAGGCAGACTGGTAGCAAACGCTATCGTGAGAACAACAACTTCGGACAAGAAAGTTACCGATTTCAGGGTAGCCATTAACCGCCGTTACAAATCAAACGGCGAACAGAAAGAAGAAACCACCTACGTAGATTGCGCATACTGGCGCACGGATGCCTTAGCACCTTATTTGACAAAGGGTTTGCTGGTTCAGCTTTACGGGCATATGACAGCCAGGCCTTGGGTATCAAGGGACGGCGAACCGATGGCAAGCCTCAACTTTCACACAAATGAAATTAACCTGCTCGGTGCATCTCAAAGAAATGATAGTGACGGAGCAAAAAGTACCCTAAAACGTCAGAAATAATCACCTAAATTCTTTAATCATGGGACACAATCTTTTTTATAACGAGCAGAGCGGTAAGCACAGTTTTTTTAGTGTAAAGGAAAAGGCATGGCATGGCTTAGGGCAAATTGTAGCCGATTACCCAACAAGCGCAGAAGCGATAGCTTATGCAGGATTAGATTACACGGTAGAGAAGCGACCGCTTTTTACCAGTGCATTCGATAATGTTACCGCTAATGGGGAAGCAGGGAAAATGCCAAAAATACCTGTTCCTAACATGTTCGCAACTGTGCGAAATGACAGCGATACGGTCTTGGGCGTAGTTGGCAAAGATTACGAGGTTGTACAAAATGCAGATGCATTCCAATTCTTTGACGCAATAGTAGGAAATGGTGAAGGTATTAAATACGAGACCGCAGGCGCATTGGGTAATGGTGAACGCATTTTTATTACCGCCAAACTACGTGATTATATCAAAGTGGGCAAGCAGGATTTGATAGCACAGTATTTGTTCCTGACTACCTCACACGATGGGTTTGGAAGCATTACAGCAGCATTTACGCCTACAAGAATTGTATGTAACAATACATTGAATGCTGCATTACGCAATCATTCCAGCGGGATAAAAATCAGGCACACAGCCTCCGCCAATGATCGGTTAAAACAGGCGCACACACTAATGGGGATTTCTCACGTACTGGCTGACGAACTCGAGCAGATTTTTAACAAATGGGCTAATGTCCGTATCACTGATAAAGAGGTTAAAAAGTTAATTGCTATTGCTATGTCGCCGAATAAAGAGGCTTTGCATCATTTGAAAACAGGCAATATCGAAGAACTTTCATCTACCTACACCAATATGGTGGAC
It encodes the following:
- a CDS encoding response regulator; this translates as MNGQVALDMLTQSVPFTMILLNLEMRVLDGYQTMAYLSEHNYDVPVLAFTSLVDHQMY
- a CDS encoding DUF932 domain-containing protein yields the protein MGHNLFYNEQSGKHSFFSVKEKAWHGLGQIVADYPTSAEAIAYAGLDYTVEKRPLFTSAFDNVTANGEAGKMPKIPVPNMFATVRNDSDTVLGVVGKDYEVVQNADAFQFFDAIVGNGEGIKYETAGALGNGERIFITAKLRDYIKVGKQDLIAQYLFLTTSHDGFGSITAAFTPTRIVCNNTLNAALRNHSSGIKIRHTASANDRLKQAHTLMGISHVLADELEQIFNKWANVRITDKEVKKLIAIAMSPNKEALHHLKTGNIEELSSTYTNMVDSAFDYAMGNSTQLMETTAGTVFGAYNAVTGYFQNVRKFKDGDAKFKSIMDGTAKQRAQVVFNLCERFSNHGADALNLN
- a CDS encoding single-stranded DNA-binding protein, translating into MEITGRLVANAIVRTTTSDKKVTDFRVAINRRYKSNGEQKEETTYVDCAYWRTDALAPYLTKGLLVQLYGHMTARPWVSRDGEPMASLNFHTNEINLLGASQRNDSDGAKSTLKRQK